The following are encoded together in the Clostridia bacterium genome:
- a CDS encoding C69 family dipeptidase, whose translation MAKRLSIVAVAIAALVVGSWTTLACTSIPVTPGASADGSAMTTHTDDSGSDTFQMRIVHAADWPAGATRKVLKNTDYGEYEQIAEPIVVSGEIPQVSHTYAYVNSSYSFQNEKQVGMGETTIGGRNVLYNSQAWFDLVELERIGLERGGTAREAIKVMGEMAEKYGYCVSGECLTVIDPNEAWMFEVWGPGPLWAPGCGEPGAVWVAARIPDGEVGVSANRSRIGAIDLSDPDHFMASPNVYTLAEELGFWDPKAGKEFKVYETYGYKAYSAYNGRREWRVFSLLAPSLNLDPRTERYPFSIKPDKPVSVQDIMRIVRDHYEGTEFDLTVGMAAGPFGTPNRYPTSSKFNPPGSSGWERAISMFRTNYSTVVTARRGMPDWIGGLTWFGWDAPHSTCYIPIYCGATELPKSFDTGMRGGSYDVFSRESAWWAFNFVSNYADLKYSYMIKDIAAVRDPLEKEFFALQPAVEKTALALYAMDPELARSYITNYTNANANRVVDAYWKLASQLAGRYTDGYVYGDDTGDYQSVGYPDWWLKAVGFGESTIPKK comes from the coding sequence ATGGCAAAGAGGCTATCTATCGTGGCTGTGGCAATAGCCGCCCTGGTGGTCGGCTCATGGACGACACTTGCCTGTACGTCGATCCCAGTTACTCCAGGCGCGTCAGCCGATGGCTCGGCGATGACCACTCATACTGACGATTCGGGCAGCGATACATTCCAGATGAGGATTGTCCATGCGGCTGACTGGCCCGCAGGCGCCACGAGGAAGGTGCTCAAGAACACCGATTACGGCGAGTACGAGCAGATCGCTGAGCCCATTGTGGTGTCTGGCGAGATTCCTCAGGTTTCCCATACTTACGCCTACGTCAACTCCTCATACTCATTCCAGAACGAAAAGCAGGTTGGAATGGGCGAGACCACGATTGGCGGCCGCAACGTGCTCTACAACAGCCAGGCCTGGTTTGACCTTGTGGAGCTTGAGCGAATCGGCCTTGAGCGCGGCGGCACTGCCCGCGAGGCCATCAAGGTCATGGGCGAGATGGCCGAGAAGTACGGCTACTGCGTTTCCGGCGAGTGCCTGACCGTCATCGACCCTAACGAAGCCTGGATGTTCGAAGTCTGGGGCCCCGGCCCGCTGTGGGCGCCCGGATGCGGCGAACCTGGAGCGGTGTGGGTTGCCGCCAGGATTCCCGATGGCGAGGTCGGCGTGTCGGCGAACCGTAGCCGCATCGGCGCCATCGACCTGTCCGATCCTGATCATTTCATGGCTTCGCCCAACGTGTACACCCTTGCCGAAGAGCTAGGGTTCTGGGATCCTAAGGCCGGCAAGGAGTTCAAAGTGTACGAGACCTACGGTTACAAGGCCTACTCTGCGTACAACGGCAGGCGAGAGTGGAGGGTGTTCTCGCTTCTGGCGCCGTCGCTCAATCTTGACCCTCGGACCGAGAGATACCCGTTTTCGATCAAGCCCGACAAGCCCGTATCCGTGCAGGATATCATGAGGATCGTGCGCGATCACTACGAAGGAACCGAGTTCGACCTAACAGTGGGAATGGCGGCTGGTCCGTTCGGAACGCCTAACCGGTATCCCACATCCAGCAAGTTCAACCCTCCTGGAAGCTCCGGATGGGAACGGGCTATCTCGATGTTCCGAACCAACTACTCCACGGTCGTAACCGCCCGCCGCGGAATGCCGGATTGGATAGGCGGCCTGACGTGGTTTGGATGGGATGCTCCTCACTCCACCTGCTACATTCCGATCTACTGCGGCGCGACAGAGCTGCCCAAGTCGTTCGACACTGGCATGAGGGGCGGCTCATACGACGTGTTCAGCAGGGAATCGGCATGGTGGGCGTTCAACTTCGTCTCCAACTATGCTGACCTCAAGTACTCCTACATGATCAAGGACATTGCCGCAGTGCGCGATCCTCTCGAGAAGGAGTTCTTTGCGCTGCAGCCCGCGGTGGAGAAGACCGCGCTGGCGCTTTATGCCATGGATCCGGAGCTTGCTAGGAGCTACATCACCAACTACACGAATGCGAATGCGAATCGGGTGGTGGACGCATACTGGAAACTCGCTTCGCAATTGGCCGGCAGGTACACTGATGGATACGTGTACGGCGATGACACCGGCGATTATCAGTCAGTGGGCTATCCGGATTGGTGGCTCAAGGCCGTTGGGTTTGGCGAGAGCACCATTCCGAAGAAATAG
- a CDS encoding succinylglutamate desuccinylase: protein MPSKTSSMTAKLIVVILWLAIVIPGGQELYAHRHYEEPVVLGPGVTEVKKLSDYAPSLKGAVNDCNIYVMDSGEPGGVMLLLGGTHPEEPAGVLSAVTMIENAKPTTGKLLVATRANRSASTVTRPGDAYPQYYTINTEFGSRKFRMGDRWANPLDSWPDPEVYIHYPSKQLLAYMDIRNLNRTWPGRLNGSVAEQACAAFIELIKQENVDVFIDLHEAELEYSVISTIVAHQNASEVAAMASMTLSSDFKMGMEYSPKTLHGLSHREVGDFTNAMPFEIEVPEPFLDRVRGKTDEALLLEGKDEFVMKAGEAGLLYEKIDEKGWPIDERVGRTNSTIAMILEIYNMLYPEREISMTDLPLRDDVVANGVGRYLLDPLAAPADRVATE from the coding sequence ATGCCAAGCAAGACTAGCTCAATGACGGCGAAGCTGATCGTGGTCATCCTCTGGCTCGCGATCGTGATTCCAGGAGGCCAGGAGCTGTACGCGCACCGTCACTACGAGGAACCGGTGGTGCTAGGCCCTGGAGTCACTGAGGTGAAGAAGCTGTCCGACTATGCGCCATCACTCAAGGGCGCCGTGAACGACTGCAATATCTATGTTATGGACAGCGGAGAGCCCGGCGGTGTCATGCTTCTGTTGGGAGGCACTCACCCTGAAGAACCCGCCGGCGTGCTTTCAGCTGTCACCATGATCGAGAATGCAAAGCCAACAACAGGCAAACTGCTCGTTGCCACTAGAGCCAACCGTAGTGCCTCCACGGTGACGCGTCCTGGCGATGCGTATCCGCAGTACTACACGATCAACACTGAGTTTGGATCCCGGAAGTTCCGAATGGGCGACAGGTGGGCGAATCCTCTCGACTCATGGCCGGATCCTGAGGTGTACATCCATTATCCAAGCAAACAGCTCCTGGCGTACATGGACATCAGGAACCTCAACCGCACATGGCCCGGAAGGCTCAATGGCAGCGTCGCTGAGCAAGCGTGCGCCGCCTTCATCGAGCTGATAAAGCAGGAGAATGTGGACGTCTTCATTGACCTCCACGAGGCGGAGCTCGAATACTCGGTTATCAGCACGATAGTGGCGCACCAGAATGCCTCAGAAGTGGCTGCCATGGCGTCGATGACACTCTCAAGCGATTTCAAGATGGGTATGGAGTACTCTCCCAAGACTCTCCATGGGCTTTCACATAGAGAAGTTGGGGATTTCACGAACGCCATGCCTTTCGAAATTGAGGTGCCCGAGCCGTTCCTAGATAGGGTGCGGGGGAAGACCGACGAAGCTCTGCTCCTTGAGGGCAAGGACGAGTTCGTCATGAAGGCCGGCGAGGCGGGGCTGCTATACGAGAAGATAGATGAGAAGGGCTGGCCAATCGATGAGCGCGTTGGCCGCACCAACTCAACCATCGCAATGATTCTGGAGATCTACAACATGCTCTATCCAGAGAGGGAAATCAGCATGACGGATCTTCCGCTTCGTGATGATGTGGTCGCGAATGGAGTTGGCAGGTATCTTCTCGATCCACTTGCCGCGCCTGCAGATAGGGTAGCCACAGAGTAG
- a CDS encoding C4-dicarboxylate ABC transporter: MFVHAGLVLAVMIAAFVVVIALRGGTEIAMLLAAIAGALAHGAGVPARHIVEGAFTYFDVIFIFITATFFMNLLKEAGGVTYIVRGIISRFHKNRVALLLLLTLIMLVPGALTGSGTVTVLVVGSFVGTVLTYMGTRKDRVAAIVFLCAAMSAAAPPINLWAMMAAGGANMPYVGFTLPLAIISIAGALFSMFFLARGGKRIDAAKALREIPEPPKGASWPLVAVPFAIFFGIVLAGRLAPFSMPILGLPLAFALSAVAVVLLSPVKLPVIKILSRTIDDLLPLLSTVTVVGVLVQIMALSGVRGLISLSVVTLPLWVLFAVLWMVLPLSEGVFQFAAAPLLGVPLVFLFNMKGYHPVIALAGMAAMWPLGDCLPPTAPVGRAAVMSAGYDGDYRGFLKECIVPGLFILAIGTLYLLFAPKLGFLARG; this comes from the coding sequence GTGTTCGTACACGCCGGGCTAGTCCTCGCGGTGATGATCGCAGCCTTCGTTGTCGTAATCGCTCTGCGAGGCGGCACTGAGATAGCGATGCTGCTCGCAGCGATTGCGGGCGCTCTGGCGCACGGCGCCGGAGTGCCTGCCCGACACATCGTTGAAGGCGCGTTCACCTATTTCGATGTGATTTTCATCTTCATTACCGCCACTTTCTTCATGAACCTCTTGAAGGAGGCGGGCGGAGTCACCTACATCGTGCGGGGCATCATCTCCCGGTTTCACAAGAACCGAGTGGCGCTGCTCCTGCTTCTGACCCTCATCATGCTTGTGCCTGGCGCCCTTACCGGCTCTGGCACTGTCACGGTGCTTGTGGTCGGATCGTTCGTCGGAACAGTGCTCACCTACATGGGCACGCGGAAGGATCGAGTAGCGGCGATCGTGTTTCTGTGTGCAGCCATGAGCGCGGCCGCGCCACCCATCAACCTTTGGGCGATGATGGCCGCCGGCGGCGCTAACATGCCATACGTTGGCTTCACTTTGCCTCTTGCGATCATCTCCATTGCAGGCGCGCTTTTCTCCATGTTCTTCCTGGCGCGTGGGGGAAAGCGAATAGATGCAGCAAAAGCCCTGCGGGAGATCCCGGAGCCGCCCAAGGGCGCATCCTGGCCTCTCGTGGCAGTTCCATTCGCGATTTTCTTCGGCATAGTGCTTGCGGGAAGGCTTGCGCCGTTCTCCATGCCGATCCTAGGGCTTCCGCTTGCGTTCGCCCTATCGGCCGTTGCGGTGGTGCTCCTGTCCCCCGTGAAGCTGCCCGTGATCAAGATCCTCTCGCGCACTATCGATGATCTGCTTCCGTTGCTCAGCACGGTCACCGTGGTGGGAGTGCTGGTTCAGATCATGGCGCTATCTGGCGTCCGAGGGCTGATCTCACTCTCCGTAGTCACGCTGCCCCTTTGGGTGCTGTTCGCGGTCCTGTGGATGGTGCTTCCACTGTCTGAGGGCGTGTTTCAGTTCGCGGCGGCGCCCCTTCTCGGGGTTCCGCTTGTGTTCCTGTTCAACATGAAGGGATACCACCCTGTTATCGCGCTAGCCGGCATGGCTGCCATGTGGCCTTTGGGCGACTGCCTGCCTCCCACTGCGCCTGTGGGAAGAGCTGCGGTAATGAGTGCGGGCTACGACGGGGATTACCGCGGATTCCTGAAGGAGTGCATCGTTCCTGGGCTCTTCATCCTCGCCATCGGCACGCTCTACTTGCTGTTCGCGCCCAAGCTAGGCTTCCTGGCGCGCGGATGA
- a CDS encoding DUF6305 family protein, which translates to MFRISAHRILGRTAMVALIGVILLAGVASGEVTIPKPAGIEIPAKLPQLKGPVAITTIGQAPGASWVNVLLKGLKIPSTMEDMLSPNDLVAASKNPSTAFKTLVLTMGTSGKGMGGAGVDIDAEIARCNALVTQAKKLGIFVVGAQIEGAARRTDQGDERSNKVVSSQSDLLIVRKEVDGDAFFTNAAKQRNIPIIRTVESLDFKYAFAVLFNSGK; encoded by the coding sequence ATGTTCAGAATCAGTGCACACCGCATTCTGGGGAGGACTGCTATGGTCGCCCTCATCGGTGTAATCCTGCTGGCTGGGGTGGCATCCGGCGAGGTCACAATCCCCAAGCCTGCCGGAATCGAAATCCCGGCTAAGCTTCCGCAGCTCAAGGGGCCGGTTGCAATCACCACAATTGGTCAGGCGCCTGGAGCGTCGTGGGTCAATGTGCTTCTCAAGGGCCTCAAGATTCCTTCCACCATGGAAGACATGCTGAGCCCCAATGATCTGGTCGCTGCGAGCAAGAACCCGTCGACTGCGTTCAAAACTCTCGTCCTTACCATGGGCACCAGCGGCAAGGGCATGGGCGGCGCCGGCGTTGATATTGATGCGGAGATAGCCCGCTGCAACGCACTTGTGACACAGGCCAAGAAGCTAGGGATCTTCGTCGTGGGCGCGCAGATCGAGGGCGCCGCCCGCCGTACTGACCAGGGCGACGAGAGGTCCAACAAGGTCGTATCATCCCAGTCGGATCTGCTTATCGTGCGCAAGGAAGTAGATGGCGATGCCTTCTTCACTAACGCCGCAAAGCAGAGGAACATACCGATTATCCGGACTGTGGAATCATTGGACTTCAAGTACGCTTTCGCTGTGCTGTTCAATTCTGGAAAGTAA
- a CDS encoding C69 family dipeptidase — translation MRSRIRFSAIVLILVAILTVAIPAYACTSIPVEKAASADGSTMTAHTCDGWYDARTFVVPGKKHQPGDTFPCYSGLLHSDRKAPVKIGEIPEAEETYTYFYAAYPYMNEHQVIMGETTIGNRRELTSGEGLMFIETLQILGLQRAKTAREAVKVMGELAEKYGYIDSGECLTVGDPNEIWFFEVMPPGAFKKGAVWAAVRLPEGHVSVSANRSRIGAIDPKDTENFMASSNVFDLAIENGWWDPQSSDPFLFYKAYGFSNSQGSRRREWRVLSWAAPSLKLDSTAERYPFSVKAERPITVQDMMTIYRDTYTGTIYDKANVNDWYVPDGKGGFYKSPFATPDVSSEFAKLVDAPSERNISIPGCSYFTIIQARGWLPSAIGGLAWFGLNSTDTSVYVPVYAGVRNLPANYAVNDRTKFNLDNYKESAWWAFDFMDNLVNRRYQDMIKDLVAVRDPFEAEQFALQPAIEKTAAELYKTNPELAVSFLTQYTNSRCEKAVDLYWRTAEQLITKYDDKGF, via the coding sequence ATGAGATCAAGGATCAGGTTCAGCGCCATCGTCCTAATTCTCGTGGCGATCCTAACCGTTGCGATCCCTGCCTACGCCTGTACATCCATTCCGGTGGAGAAGGCGGCCTCGGCGGACGGCTCGACCATGACTGCACACACCTGTGACGGATGGTACGATGCCAGAACCTTCGTGGTGCCCGGCAAGAAGCATCAGCCAGGAGATACCTTCCCATGCTATAGTGGGCTTCTTCACTCCGACCGCAAGGCCCCTGTGAAGATCGGCGAAATCCCAGAGGCCGAAGAGACCTACACTTACTTCTACGCAGCATATCCGTACATGAACGAGCACCAGGTGATCATGGGCGAGACGACCATAGGCAACCGCAGGGAGCTAACCTCCGGCGAAGGCCTCATGTTCATCGAGACCCTGCAGATCCTCGGCCTGCAGCGTGCCAAGACCGCCCGCGAGGCCGTGAAGGTAATGGGCGAGCTGGCTGAGAAGTACGGCTACATCGACAGCGGCGAGTGCCTCACCGTTGGCGATCCCAATGAGATCTGGTTCTTCGAAGTGATGCCTCCGGGCGCATTCAAGAAAGGCGCAGTCTGGGCGGCAGTTCGGCTTCCCGAGGGACACGTAAGCGTTTCCGCAAACCGCAGCCGCATCGGCGCGATCGATCCGAAGGACACCGAGAACTTCATGGCGTCCTCAAACGTGTTCGATCTGGCCATTGAGAACGGCTGGTGGGATCCTCAGTCGAGCGATCCGTTCCTCTTCTACAAGGCCTATGGCTTCAGCAACTCCCAGGGAAGCCGCAGGCGTGAGTGGAGAGTGCTGTCGTGGGCAGCCCCATCCCTGAAGCTCGACTCCACAGCAGAGCGGTATCCCTTCTCGGTGAAGGCCGAGAGGCCCATCACCGTGCAGGACATGATGACCATCTACCGCGACACCTACACTGGCACCATCTACGACAAGGCCAACGTGAACGACTGGTACGTGCCGGATGGAAAGGGCGGCTTCTACAAGAGCCCCTTCGCCACTCCAGATGTGTCATCCGAATTCGCGAAGCTCGTTGACGCTCCGTCGGAGCGCAACATATCCATCCCCGGCTGCTCCTACTTCACCATCATCCAGGCCCGCGGATGGCTCCCGAGCGCCATCGGCGGACTCGCCTGGTTTGGGCTTAACAGCACTGACACCTCCGTCTATGTACCGGTGTACGCTGGCGTAAGGAACCTGCCTGCCAACTACGCCGTGAACGACAGGACCAAGTTCAACCTGGACAACTACAAGGAATCTGCCTGGTGGGCGTTTGACTTCATGGATAACCTCGTTAACCGCCGCTACCAGGACATGATCAAGGACCTTGTGGCTGTGCGCGACCCCTTCGAGGCTGAGCAGTTCGCGCTTCAGCCAGCGATCGAGAAGACCGCGGCCGAGCTCTACAAGACCAACCCCGAGCTCGCGGTGAGCTTCCTGACCCAGTACACCAACTCCCGGTGTGAAAAGGCCGTGGACCTGTACTGGAGAACCGCAGAGCAGCTGATTACCAAGTACGACGACAAGGGGTTCTAG
- a CDS encoding GntR family transcriptional regulator, translating to MRLLLEDCDGSQPVACEVFRRVRTMILDGEIPPGSRLVERRLAEQFYVSRTPVREALKRLESEGLVCRSRDGGLTVTEVSPADAIEIFTIREVLEGLATGQAAVSRTESDLEALTAALCHMDSSALMGDEEEWGKWNLAFHERIYMAANSPRLTRLLSDVRAYLRRFTRVGFQKPGRMLDSNRGHEEILLHLSEGDAVEAEAAARRHTRRSLETILSALEGGDAHIAHTGDDSHESRCVLN from the coding sequence ATGAGACTGCTGCTAGAGGATTGCGACGGTTCGCAGCCAGTGGCCTGCGAGGTTTTCCGGCGTGTGCGAACCATGATTCTCGATGGAGAGATCCCTCCAGGATCCCGCCTTGTTGAACGGAGGCTCGCGGAGCAGTTCTATGTGAGCCGTACACCAGTTCGCGAGGCTCTGAAGAGGCTTGAGTCAGAGGGGCTCGTCTGCCGCTCGCGCGACGGCGGACTCACGGTCACCGAGGTATCGCCAGCCGACGCCATAGAGATATTCACAATCCGTGAGGTGCTTGAGGGGCTGGCCACTGGGCAGGCGGCCGTAAGTCGCACCGAGTCGGATCTTGAGGCGCTGACTGCTGCCCTGTGCCACATGGACTCCTCCGCCCTGATGGGCGATGAAGAGGAATGGGGGAAATGGAATCTGGCCTTTCATGAGAGGATATACATGGCGGCGAATAGCCCTCGCCTCACGCGTCTGCTGTCGGATGTCCGCGCCTACCTGCGCAGGTTCACGAGGGTAGGCTTCCAGAAACCAGGCCGCATGCTGGACTCCAATCGTGGACACGAAGAGATCCTGTTGCATCTGTCGGAGGGGGACGCGGTTGAGGCAGAGGCGGCCGCCAGGCGCCACACCAGGCGTTCTCTGGAGACGATTCTCAGTGCCCTGGAAGGCGGCGACGCGCACATCGCGCACACGGGCGATGACTCGCACGAGAGCAGATGCGTTTTGAACTGA
- the larA gene encoding nickel-dependent lactate racemase, producing the protein MRIKLAYGKAGFDCDVPDRNVTVVEPVFTPGLHNPESAIVESLRNPIGVGPLQSLVDSSDAVAIVFCDATRPAPNRTILPLILAELALAGVARDRIVLVNALGTHRTSPHRELVEMLGEEIVEDYRIVQHDCHDQAGMALAGTLRSGREVRVNREYLNASVRILVGFIEPHFFAGFSGGGKLVLPGVASMENVMDAHGYGIIADPRSTWGITHGNPVFELVTEAAELTKPTFIVNVTLNRYKEITGVFAGALRQAHAAGIEYVRESAMRAVPHEFDIVITTNSGYPLDRNLYQTVKGMSAAVGIVRDGGAIIAAAECIDGAPKGSPYQQLLAMARTPEGAMRLISSPGFTMPDQWQVQLQARTQLRAKIYLHTAGLSEDEIRAAMLIPCVSIEHTLHELLTEYGPDARICVLPEGPQTIPYVDQLLGS; encoded by the coding sequence ATGCGGATCAAACTGGCCTACGGAAAGGCCGGGTTTGACTGTGATGTTCCAGATAGGAACGTCACAGTCGTTGAGCCGGTGTTCACCCCGGGGCTTCACAACCCCGAAAGCGCAATAGTGGAGAGCCTTCGCAATCCGATAGGCGTTGGGCCATTGCAGAGCCTTGTCGATAGCTCCGATGCGGTTGCAATCGTGTTTTGCGATGCTACTAGGCCGGCGCCGAACCGGACAATCCTTCCCCTAATCCTTGCTGAGCTGGCTCTGGCTGGCGTGGCGCGCGATAGAATCGTGCTGGTAAACGCGCTGGGAACCCATCGAACCAGCCCCCACCGGGAGCTAGTGGAGATGCTGGGGGAGGAGATTGTGGAGGATTACCGCATTGTCCAGCACGATTGCCACGATCAGGCTGGGATGGCGTTGGCGGGCACACTCAGGTCAGGGCGAGAAGTCCGGGTTAACAGAGAGTATCTGAATGCCTCAGTGAGGATCTTGGTGGGATTCATAGAGCCCCATTTCTTTGCAGGGTTCAGCGGAGGCGGGAAGCTCGTGTTGCCAGGCGTGGCCAGCATGGAGAATGTGATGGACGCCCATGGGTATGGGATAATCGCGGATCCCAGATCGACCTGGGGCATAACCCATGGCAATCCTGTGTTCGAGCTTGTCACGGAGGCCGCGGAGCTTACAAAGCCCACCTTCATTGTGAATGTGACGTTGAACAGGTATAAGGAGATCACTGGAGTGTTCGCAGGCGCTCTTAGGCAGGCGCACGCAGCAGGCATTGAGTACGTCCGAGAGTCTGCGATGCGCGCTGTCCCACACGAGTTCGACATCGTGATCACTACGAACAGCGGCTACCCTCTTGATCGAAATCTGTACCAAACGGTCAAGGGAATGTCGGCTGCGGTCGGCATCGTGCGAGATGGAGGCGCCATAATCGCGGCAGCGGAGTGCATCGACGGGGCGCCGAAAGGCAGCCCTTACCAGCAACTCCTCGCAATGGCGCGCACCCCTGAGGGTGCAATGAGGCTCATATCATCACCTGGATTCACCATGCCCGATCAATGGCAGGTTCAGCTTCAGGCCAGGACACAGCTTAGGGCAAAGATCTACCTGCACACTGCTGGACTTTCGGAGGATGAGATTCGCGCCGCGATGCTCATACCCTGCGTGAGTATAGAACACACCCTGCATGAGCTGCTTACAGAGTACGGACCAGACGCACGCATCTGCGTCCTGCCTGAGGGACCGCAGACAATCCCCTACGTTGACCAGTTGCTAGGCTCATAG